Proteins found in one Maridesulfovibrio sp. genomic segment:
- a CDS encoding chemotaxis protein CheW: protein MFESCWNTIGYAGNRSCPELERWSHCYHCPNFTSVGLSLLDREPPDGYLQENTEAVAIAKEEEQSETAGAVVFRISREWLALSSSVFVSVLEKRTVRPVPHRNSRRFRGLTSLQGQIIPVVSVRDLLGLEDEYLTEEEKGFRVYSRLICVDRGFGRWIFAADEVLGVHYYFPDALMDAPATVAKAPAAYTRGLFEVNGKRISLLEDELLFEAFNRIIK, encoded by the coding sequence ATGTTTGAATCCTGCTGGAATACCATCGGTTACGCCGGGAACAGGTCCTGTCCTGAACTTGAGCGTTGGAGCCACTGCTATCATTGCCCGAATTTTACCAGTGTCGGATTGTCTCTGTTGGACCGGGAGCCGCCTGATGGGTATCTTCAGGAAAATACCGAGGCTGTAGCTATTGCCAAGGAAGAGGAACAGTCCGAAACTGCCGGTGCAGTTGTGTTCAGGATTTCTCGGGAATGGCTGGCACTGTCATCAAGTGTTTTTGTATCGGTACTGGAAAAAAGGACTGTGCGCCCGGTGCCGCATCGCAACAGCAGGAGATTCCGTGGACTGACCAGTCTGCAGGGACAGATCATTCCGGTCGTTTCCGTGCGTGATCTGCTTGGCCTTGAGGATGAATATCTTACTGAAGAGGAAAAGGGGTTTCGGGTTTATAGCAGGCTTATCTGTGTGGACCGGGGATTCGGGCGCTGGATTTTTGCGGCGGATGAAGTGCTTGGCGTTCATTACTATTTCCCGGATGCGCTTATGGATGCCCCGGCAACGGTAGCCAAGGCCCCTGCGGCATATACCCGAGGCCTGTTTGAAGTGAATGGAAAACGAATTTCATTGCTGGAAGACGAGCTTCTCTTCGAAGCTTTTAACCGTATCATCAAGTAA